A window of the Alnus glutinosa chromosome 4, dhAlnGlut1.1, whole genome shotgun sequence genome harbors these coding sequences:
- the LOC133867160 gene encoding polyadenylate-binding protein 2-like produces the protein MAQIQVQHQTPVSGPNGVVSGAGANQFVTTSLYVGDLDVNVTDSQLYDLFSQTGGQVVSVRVCRDMSTRRSLGYGYVNYNNPQDAARALNLLNFTPLNNKSIRIMYSHRDPSARKSGTANIFIKNLDKTIDHKALHDTFSSFGNILSCKIATDANGQSRGYGFVQFDNEESAQNAIDKLNGMLINDKQVYVGHHIRKQERESALNKTKFNNVFVKNLSEATTDEDLKKIFGEYGIITSAVVMRDVDGKSKCFGFVNFENADDAAKAVEELNGKAFDDKEWYVGKAQKKSDRELELKGRFEQTMKEAVDKYQGMNLYVKNLDDSINDEKLKELFSEFGIITSCKVMRDPSGISRGSGFVAFSTSEEASRALDAMNGKMVVSKPLYVALAQRKEERRARLQAQFSQMRPVAMAPSVAPRMPIYPPGAPGLGQQFLYGQAPPAILPPQAGFGYQQQLVPGMRPGGAPMPHFFVPMVQQGQQGQRPGGRRGGGPVQQTQQPLPMMQQQMLPRGRVYRFPPGRNMPDVPMPGVAGGMLSVPYDVGGVPMRDAALGQPMPIQALATALANAPTTEQQRTMLGEALYPLVDQLEHDSAAKVTGMLLEMDQTEVLHLLESPEALKAKVAEAMEVLRNVAQQHANSPTDQLAALSLNDNLVS, from the exons ATGGCGCAGATTCAGgttcagcatcagactccagtGTCGGGGCCCAACGGTGTCGTCTCGGGCGCCGGTGCGAACCAGTTCGTGACGACGTCGCTGTACGTTGGAGATCTTGACGTGAACGTCACTGACTCGCAGCTCTACGATCTGTTCAGCCAGACTGGCGGTCAGGTCGTGTCGGTTAGGGTTTGCAGGGACATGAGCACCAGGAGATCTCTCGGCTACGGCTACGTCAACTATAACAACCCTCAGGATG CGGCGAGGGCATTGAACCTACTGAACTTCACTCCGCTGAACAACAAGTCCATCAGAATCATGTATTCTCATCGGGACCCCAGTGCTCGCAAGAGTGGGACTGCAAATATATTCATCAAG AATCTGGACAAGACAATTGACCACAAAGCATTACACGacacattttcttcttttggaaaTATTCTCTCTTGCAAGATAGCTACTGATGCCAATGGGCAGTCCAGAGGCTATGGTTTTGTTCAATTTGACAATGAAGAATCCGCACAGAATGCAATAGACAAGTTAAATGGCATGCTGATCAATGACAAACAAGTGTATGTTGGACACCATATTCGCAAGCAGGAAAGAGAAAGtgctttgaataagacaaaatttAATAACGTTTTTGTGAAGAATCTATCAGAAGCAACAACAGATgaagatttgaagaaaatttttgggGAATATGGAATAATTACCAGTGCTGTGGTGATGAGGGATGTGGATGGAAAATCAAAGTGTTTTGGTTTTGTCAACTTTGAAAATGCAGATGATGCTGCCAAAGCTGTTGAGGAGCTAAATGGAAAGGCATTTGATGACAAGGAGTGGTATGTAGGAAAAGCCCAGAAAAAATCAGACAGAGAGCTTGAACTGAAAGGAAGATTTGAGCAGACAATGAAGGAAGCTGTTGATAAGTATCAAGGGATGAATTTATATGTTAAAAATTTAGATGATAGTATTAATGATGAGAAACTAAAGGAATTATTCTCAGAGTTTGGTATAATCACTTCATGCAAG GTCATGCGTGATCCCAGTGGAATTAGTAGAGGTTCTGGATTTGTTGCTTTCTCAACCTCTGAAGAAGCTTCTCGAGCT CTTGATGCAATGAATGGTAAGATGGTTGTCAGCAAACCACTCTATGTTGCACTAGCACAGCggaaagaagagagaagggCACGGTTGCAG GCACAGTTTTCACAAATGAGGCCAGTTGCTATGGCACCTTCTGTTGCTCCACGTATGCCAATTTATCCTCCTGGTGCTCCAGGTCTTGGTCAACAATTTTTGTATGGGCAAGCGCCTCCGGCTATACTTCCACCACAA GCTGGATTTGGTTACCAACAGCAACTTGTTCCTGGAATGAGGCCTGGAGGAGCTCCTATGCCCCATTTCTTTGTTCCAATGGTCCAGCAGGGCCAGCAGGGCCAGCGCCCAGGAGGTCGCCGTGGAGGTGGTCCTGTGCAACAAACCCAACAGCCTTTGCCAATGATGCAGCAGCAG ATGCTTCCTAGGGGACGAGTCTATCGCTTTCCCCCAGGTCGCAACATGCCAGATGTTCCAATGCCAGGTGTGGCTGGAGGCATGCTCTCAGTTCCTTACGATGTTGGTGGTGTGCCAATGCGAGATGCTGCACTGGGACAGCCTATGCCCATTCAGGCTTTGGCTACAGCTCTTGCGAATGCTCCTACAACTGAACAACAGAGGACG ATGCTGGGTGAAGCTTTGTACCCTCTAGTTGATCAGCTGGAGCACGACTCTGCGGCCAAGGTTACTGGTATGCTTCTAGAGATGGACCAGACTGAGGTTCTGCATCTGCTTGAGTCACCGGAGGCTTTGAAGGCAAAAGTTGCAGAGGCCATGGAGGTCCTGAGGAATGTTGCACAGCAGCATGCTAACAGCCCTACTGATCAGCTAGCTGCACTGTCTCTTAATGACaatcttgtctcttga
- the LOC133866662 gene encoding WUSCHEL-related homeobox 4: MGISMKVHQFARGFWEHEPSLTLGCKRLRPLAPKLANPDASPVPPAFDLKSFIRPESGPRKLGSPDDNRDPPQVETHPGGTRWNPTQEQIGILEMLYKGGMRTPNAQQIEQITAQLGKYGKIEGKNVFYWFQNHKARERQKQKRSSLGLSHSPRTPAPITTITLDIRGELEREEDSPYKRKCRSWGFESLEEEESRSCKEEGDRTLELFPLHPEGR; encoded by the exons ATGGGAATAAGCATGAAGGTGCATCAGTTCGCACGTGGATTTTGGGAGCACGAACCCTCCCTCACGCTTGGCTGCAAGCGCTTACGCCCTCTCGCTCCCAAGCTGGCTAACCCCGACGCTTCTCCCGTCCCGCCGGCTTTCGACCTCAAGAGCTTCATCCGACCCGAAAGTGGTCCCAGAAAGCTCGGATCCCCTGACGACAACAGAGATCCTCCCCAG GTGGAGACGCACCCAGGAGGGACACGGTGGAATCCAACGCAAGAACAGATAGGGATATTGGAGATGCTGTATAAGGGCGGAATGCGCACTCCCAACGCCCAACAAATAGAACAAATTACGGCGCAGCTTGGCAAGTACGGGAAGATTGAAGGGAAGAATGTGTTTTATTGGTTTCAAAATCACAAAGCCCGCGAGCGGCAGAAGCAGAAGCGGAGCAGTCTTGGTCTTAGCCATTCTCCGAGAACCCCGGCGCCCATTACCACTATCACTTTGGACATCAGG GGGGAGTTAGAAAGAGAGGAAGATAGTCCATACAAGAGGAAGTGTCGGAGCTGGGGTTTTGAAagcttagaagaagaagaaagcaggTCATGTAAAGAGGAGGGAGATAGAACTCTGGAGCTCTTCCCATTACACCCGGAAGGCAGATGA